From Desmodus rotundus isolate HL8 chromosome 10, HLdesRot8A.1, whole genome shotgun sequence, one genomic window encodes:
- the TXNDC2 gene encoding thioredoxin domain-containing protein 2, whose translation MQPKEGDTPNTSTKIIPPKQGDTHNSPGKTILPKEDNTFNSSEKNTFHKEGNTADSSEKIIQFKQSDISNSPTKTIPPKQGDIPRSSRKTILSKEGKTASSSEKNIPSNQVDTPKSSAKTTLPKQADISKSSAKTIPSKQGDTPTSSAKNTLPKQADTSKSSAKAILPKQIDTPNFSEKTILLKQADTPISSAKTIQPKQDKTPKLSAKTISPKQGDVPKSSEETIQPKQGNTPKLSAKFISPKEGDISNSSEKNISPRQGDTPKTPEETIQPKEDDNPKSSEKAIQLKEGETPKSSEETIRPVEGDIPAEERVELLGVNMVKVILNKEDFELALKEAGEKLVAVDFSAMWCGPCRTIKPLFRSLSVKHEDVVFLEVDVDECEEVVKDREIIGIPTFQFYKKEEKVGEFCGALEEKLKTIIAELK comes from the coding sequence ATGCAACCCAAGGAAGGTGACACCCCCAATACCTCAACAAAAATCATCCCACCGAAGCAGGGTGATACACATAATTCCCCAGGAAAAACCATCTTGCCTAAAGAAGATAACACCTTTAATTCCTCAGAAAAAAACACCTTCCACAAAGAGGGTAACACTGCTGATTCCTCAGAAAAAATCATCCAATTCAAGCAGAGTGACATCTCCAATTCCCCAACCAAAACCATCCCTCCCAAGCAGGGTGACATCCCCAGGTCCTCAAGAAAAACCATCTTGTCTAAAGAAGGTAAAACCGCTAGTTCCTCAGAAAAAAACATTCCATCCAATCAGGTTGACACCCCAAAATCCTCAGCAAAAACCACTCTGCCCAAACAGGCTGACATCTCTAAGTCTTCAGCAAAAACCATCCCATCCAAGCAGGGTGACACCCCCACGTCCTCAGCAAAAAACACCCTGCCCAAGCAGGCTGACACCTCTAAGTCCTCAGCAAAAGCCATCCTGCCCAAGCAGATTGACACCCCCAATTTCTCAGAAAAAACGATCCTGCTCAAGCAGGCTGACACACCCATTTCCTCAGCCAAAACCATCCAGCCAAAGCAAGACAAAACCCCCAAGCTCTCAGCAAAAACCATTTCACCTAAACAGGGTGATGTCCCCAAGTCCTCAGAAGAAACCATCCAGCCAAAGCAGGGCAATACCCCCAAGCTCTCAGCAAAATTCATTTCACCCAAGGAGGGTGACATCTCCAACTcctcagaaaaaaacatttcacccAGGCAGGGTGACACCcccaaaactccagaagaaaCCATCCAGCCCAAGGAGGATGACAACCCCAAGTCCTCAGAAAAAGCCATCCAGCTCAAGGAGGGTGAAACTCCCAAGTCCTCAGAAGAAACCATTCGGCCTGTAGAAGGAGACATCCCAGCAGAAGAAAGAGTGGAGCTCTTGGGGGTCAACATGGTGAAAGTGATCCTGAACAAAGAGGATTTTGAGTTGGCACTCAAGGAGGCTGGAGAGAAGCTGGTGGCTGTGGACTTCTCAGCCATGTGGTGTGGGCCCTGCAGGACCATCAAGCCCCTTTTCCGTTCCCTGTCTGTGAAGCATGAGGATGTAGTGTTCCTAGAAGTGGATGTTGATGAGTGTGAAGAGGTGGTGAAAGACCGTGAGATCATTGGCATTCCAACCTTTCAgttttacaaaaaagaagaaaaggtgggTGAATTTTGTGGTGCCCTTGAGGAGAAACTCAAAACAATCATTGCAGAATTAAAGTAG